Part of the Streptomyces sp. WMMC500 genome is shown below.
ACTGCACGTCGATGGCGCGCTGCGGGTGGCTGTCGCGGAGCAGCATGCCGGTGGGCGCGTCGGGGTCGACGTCCGCGTACGAGACGTCCACGCCGTCCGCGCGGAGCTGGGCGAGGACGGCCTCCCCCGCGGGGTCCGCGCCGACGCGGCCGAACCAGCGCGCCCGGTGGCCGAGCCGGGAGAGCCCGGCGGCGACGTTCGACTCGGCGCCGCCGATGGACCGGCGGAAGTTCACGGCGCGCGCCAGCGGCATCCCGGGCTCGGCCAGCATCAGCAGCATGGCCTCGCCGCAGGTCAGTACCTCCGGTGCGGATTCCGCCATCGGTTCCTCCACGGTGGTGGGGCACGTTCGTGCTGCGAACGTTATCCCGATCGGCGCCCGTTCCGGTATGGCGGGGTGCCGGTGCGGACCGGCCCGGGGCCGGTCCGCGGGGGCGGTCGCGGGCGCGCGGGCCGGACGTGAGTCCATGGCGGAGGGCGGGGAAGTCCATTGCCCCCGGGGCGGGTCGGGGCGACGCTCGACGCTGAGTGACGTGTGCACTACACCCCCGAGAGCCCGGAGGTTCCGGATGCTCGTCCCCCGCCCGGCCGTCGTCGGCGCCGCACTCCTGGCCCTGGCGCTCAGCCCGCTCGCCGCCCCGCCGGCCGCCGGCGCGCCACCGCCGCCGGGCAGGACCGGCGACATCAGCCCCACCCCGCGCTCCGTGGCGGCACGCGGCGACAGCGTCACCGTGACCCGCACCGTCACCGTCGTCACCGGGTCCGAGCCCGACGGGCCGGCGCTCGCCGTCGCCGAGCAGGCGCTGCGCGACGCGGGGGCCGAGGACGTACGGCGTGCCGAGACCGCGCCGGCGGAGAGCCGCGGGCTCACCGTCTACCTCGGCGGCCCCGGCGCCAACCCCGCCTCCGCCGCCGCCCTCGACGCCCTCGGCGTCGAAGGACCCGCCGGGCTGCCCGCCGAGGGCTACGTCCTGGCCGCCGGCACCGCGGAGCCGGGCGGCGGCACCCCCGGCGGCGACGGCATCGTGCTGGCCGGCGCCGACGCCACCGGCACGTACTACGCCGCGCAGAGCCTGCGCCAGCTCCTCCCGCACCGCGACTCCCCCGGCACCCGCCTCGCCGGCACCGCCGTGCGCGACTGGCCCGGCACCGGCTGGCGTGGCGCCATCGAGGGCTTCTACGGCGTCCCGTGGTCCCACGCCTCGCGCCTGGACCAGCTCTCGTTCTACGGCGAGCACAAGATGAACATCTACGTCTACTCGCCCAAGGACGACCCGTACCTGCGCGGGCGCTGGCGCGAGCCGTACCCCGAGGACGAACTCGCGCGCATCGCCGAGCTGGTCGAGACCGCCCGCGCGCACCACGTCGAGTTCACCTACGCCCTCTCCCCCGGCCTGTCCGTCTGCTACAGCTCCGACGCGGACGTCCAGGCGCTGAACGACAAGTTCCAGACGCTGTGGGACATCGGCGTCCGCACCTTCGCCGTGCCGCTGGACGACATCAGCTACACCGACTGGAACTGCGCGGCCGACGAGGAGCGCTTCGGCACCGGCGGCGGCGCCGCGGGCGCGGCCCAGGCGCATCTGCTCAACCGCGTCAACCGCGAGTTCGTCCGCACCCACGACGGCGCCGAGCCGCTGCAGATGGTGCCGACGGAGTACTACGACACCACCCCGTCCCCGTACAAGAAGGCGCTCGCCGAGCAGTTGGACGACGACGTGCTGGTGGAGTGGACCGGCGTCGGCGTCGTCGCGCCCGTGATGACCGTCGCGCAGGCGCGCGACGCCCGCGAGGTCTTCGGCCACCCGATCCTGGCCTGGGACAACTACCCGGTCAACGACTACGCGCAGCAGCGGCTGCTGCTCGGCCCGTTGGGCGGCCGGGAGAAGGGCCTGCCGGGCGAGCTGGCCGGGATCACCGCCAACCCCATGAACCAGGCCGCCGCGTCGAAGATCGCGCTGTACACGGTGGCCGACTTCGCCTGGAACGACGCCGCGTACGACCCGCGGACGTCCTGGGCGGGGGCGCTCGCCGAGCTGGCGGGCGGCGACCGGCGCACGACCGCCGCGCTGCGGGCCTTCGCCGACGCCTCGTACGGCTCGGCGCTCAACCCCGGCCAGGCGCCGGAGCTGTCGGCGGCCGTCGCCGCGTACTGGGACGGCGGCGGCGCGGACGCGCTGGACGACGTGCTGCGCGACCTTCAGGCCGCGCCAGGCGTGCTGCGCGACCGGCTGCCGGACCGGGCGTTCGTCGAGGAGGCGGGACCGTGGCTGGACGCCACCCGCGACTGGGGCACCGCCACCCGCACCGCCCTGCGGATGGTCGAGGCCGCCCGCGACGGGGACGGCGACCGCGCCTGGCGGCTGCGGCAGCGGCTGCCGGAACTGGTGGACCGGGCGAAGTCACACGTGTACACGGGCCTCGGCGGACGCGAGGTGCCGGTCGTCGTCGGCGAGGGCGTGCTCGACGCCTTCGTCGCGGACGCCGCCGCCGCGCACGACCGCTCGCTGGGGCTGCCCGCGCGGCCGAAGGGCGCCACGGACCTCGGCACGTACCAGGGCAACACCGTGGACCGGATGACGGACGGCGACGACTCGACGTTCTTCTGGAGCGACGGCGCGCCGGGCGCCGGCTCGTGGGTGAGCGTGGACCTGCACGGCGAGCGGGAGATCGGCGCGGTCACGCTGGCGATGGCCAAGCCCGGCAGCCCGGACGACTACGTCCGCGAAGGCGTGCTGGAGTACTCCGCCGACGGCGAGACGTGGACGGAGCTGGCGGCCTTCTCCGGCACGCCGGACGTCGAGGCGGCGGCGCCGGCGGGCACGCAGGCGCGGTACGTGCGCGCCAGGTCGACGGCGGAGCAGGACAACTGGCTGGTGGTCCGCGAGTTCACCGTCGCCGGCGGCGGTGCGACGACGACGGCCGGCGGCCCGCCGGCGGCCGAGGGCAGCTCCCTGGCCGCCGCCGCGGACGGCGACACCGCCTCCGTCTACCGCGCCGCCCGCGCGCCCGCGGCCGGTGAGGCGCTGGAAATCCGGTTCGCGGAGCCGCGTGCGCCCGGGTCGCTGGTCGTGCTCCGCCCGCAGGGCGCGCCGGAGGCGGGCGCGACGGTTCAGGTACGGAACGAGCCGGCCGGCCCGTGGCGTACGGCGGGCCGGCTGGCCGGCGCGTACACCGAACTCCGCGTGCCCGGCGGGGCGGTGGCCGAGGTCCGGCTGCGGTGGTCGGGCGGCGGAGCCGTGCCGCAGGTCGCGGACGTGGGGGTGACCGGAGGCTGACCGCGTACGGCCCCGGCGGCGGCCCTGTCCGCCGCCGGGGCCGGCGCCCGCGGGCCCCGCGGGGCGGGTGACCACGGGGCCGTGACCACGGGCGTGGCCGCACGGCGCGGGACCATGGGCGCACGCCGGGTAGCCCGCTCCGCGGGCCGTGGCCGCGAGACGCACGCCGCGGCCCGAAGGCGCAGCCTCTCCCGGCCGCGGCGGCACCACCCGCGTACCGCAACCGGCGCGCCGCGCCGCGGCCCGTGCCCCTCAGGCCCCGCCCCGCTCCCCCTCCGGTGCCGGGCTCCCGTGCAGGCGCAGCCGCGAGATCCCCCCGTCCGGGTGGATGTCGATGCGCGCGTGCGTGCCGATCGCCGCCGTGGCCAGGACGAAGCGGTGGTTGGTGTCCGGCTGGAGCCGGGTGCGGGGCAGGATCTCGGTCCAGGCGCCGGCGGCCCCGTCCCGTACCGAGACCGCCGCCCAGCCCGCCGCGTTGCCCTTCAGGTACGCCGTGTCTATCTCCACCGCGCGGATCTCGCCGCGGCCGGCGAGCGCGTAGCGGATCCAGTCGTGGCCGCCGTCCCGGCGGCGCCGCGTCTCCCAGCCGTCGTCCATCTGCCGCGAGCGGCCGGGGCGGATGGTGTTGACGGGCGGGGAGTAGAAGCGGTCCGAGGCGTCCTCGACGCGGCCGCCGTGCTCCAGCGCGACGAGGTCGAAGGTGCCGAGCGCCGCCAGCCACGCCGGGTCCGGGACGACCTCGCCGTGGACGCGCAGCCGCGCGATGCCGCCGTCGGGGTGCTGGCGCAGCCGCAGATGGGTCACGCGCCGTCCGCCGGCGACGGCGAAGCCGTTCGCGGCGTGGCCGCCGACCGCCGTGCGGGGCACCAGTTCGGTCCAGGTGACGCCGGCCGCGAGCAGCGCCTCGGGGGACGGCGCGCCGGGGACCTCCGCACCCTCGACGCTCACGGACTGCGGGTGGTTGCCGCGGAAGTGGGCGGTGTCGACGACGATGCCGCGGACGACGCCGGGGGCGCCGAGGCGTACCAGCGCCCAGTCGTGGTCGCCCGCGGCCGGGTGCGGGGCCTCGGCGGTGGCGCCGCGGCGGCGGCGGGTCTCCCAGCCGTCCATGACCTTGCCCTTGTGGCCGAACGCCGCCGGGTCGAACTCCGCCCGCTCCGGCCGCAGCAGGTTCTCGCGCGGGGCGAAGAACTCGTCGTTCGCGGCGATCACCGCCCCGCCCAGGCGCCGGTCGGCGAGGTCGGGCAGGGCGGCGAAGGCGAAGTCGGCGGCGCGGTAGTCGGCGTAGGGGTCGCCGCCGCCGTACGGGGCGGCGGCGCCGGTGAAGCGGGGGATCTCGGCCGTCATGCGGGCTGTTGCCTCTCGTCCCGGTCGGTGCGGCCGAGGAGCCGGCCGCGGGGTTCGGTGTGGACGCCGCCGTGGTGGACGCGGCGCCCGCGCAGCCAGGTGGCGCGGACGACGCCGTGCAGCCGCCGGCCGGCGTACGCGGTGACGCGGTTCTTGTGCTCCAGGTCCGCCGGATCGACGGTGAAGGCCGCGTCGGGGTCGAGGACGGCGAAGTCCGCGTCGCGGCCGGGCTCGATGGCGCCCTTGGCGGCGAGCCCGGCGAACCGGGCCGGTCCCGCGGCCATCCAGTGGGCGACGTCGGCGAGCCCGTGGCCGCGGCGGCGGGCCTCGGTCCAGACGGCGGGCAGGCCGAGCTGGAGCGAGGAGATCCCGCCCCAGGCGGTGGCGAAGTCGCCGGTCTTCAGCTCGGCGGTGGCCGGCGAGTGGTCGGAGACGACGCAGTCGATCGTGCCGTCGGCGAGGCCGGCCCAGAGCAGATCCCGGTTGGCGGCCTCGCGGATGGGCGGGCAGCACTTGAACTCCGTGGCGCCGTCCGGGATCTCCTCGGCGGTGAGGGTGAGGAAGTGCGGGCAGGTCTCGGCGGTGACGGGCAGGCCGGCGCGGCGGGCGGCGGCCAGGGCGGGCAGGGCGTCGGCGGAGGAGAGGTGGAGGACGTGGACGCGGGTGCCGTGCCGCTCGGCGAGCGCGACGACCCGGGCGACGGCCCGGTTCTCGGCGGCGCGCGGCCGGGAGGCGAGGAAGCCGGCGTAGTCGCGGCCGGGGACCGGCGGGGCGGCGTCGAGCACGTCGGGGTCCTCGGCGTGGACGACGAGCAGCGCCCCGAGCCGGGCGGCCTCGGCGGCGGCGCGCTCCAGGTCCGTACCGGCGAGCCGGGGGAACTCCTCGACGCCGGACGGGGAGAGGAAGCACTTGAAGCCGAAGACGCCGGCGGCGTACAGCGGCGCGAGGTCGGTGGCGTTCCCGGGGACCGCCCCGCCCCAGAACCCGACGTCGACGTGCGCCCGGGGCCCGGCGACCGCCCGCTTGACGGCGAGCGCCGCGGCCGTGGTGGTCGGCGGCAGGCTGTTGAGCGGCATGTCGATCAGGGTGGTGACGCCGCCGGCGGCGGCGGCCCGGGTGGCGGTGGCGAAGCCCTCCCACTCGGTGCGGCCGGGGTCGTTGACGTGGACGTGGGTGTCGACGAGACCCGGCAGCAGCGCGTCGTCGCCGCAGTCCTCGGCGCGGGCGCCGGGCGGCGGGGCCGTGTCGTACGGCAGCACGGCGGCGATCCGGCCGCCGGCGACCGCGACGGCGGCGGGGCGCTCACCCTCCGGGGTGACGACGCGGCGCGAGCGCAGCACCAGTTCGACGTCCGGCACCCGGTCTCCTCTCGGCGGCTCCATACTTCAACGTTCTGTTGAAATGCACTGTCGCCGGGGGTGCCCGCCCCCGTCAAGGGGCAGGCCCGCGGGCGGTTTGGCGGATTCCACATGCTGAAAGCCGGATTCCGGGCCGTTAAGCTGCGCTCACACCCGTACGGAAGGGACCCCGAACGTGCCCCGCAGCCCCGATGAGCCCAGGCCGCCCGCAGGCGGCGGCGTCCAGTCCCTGGAGCGCGCCTTCGACCTGCTGGAGCGGATGGCCGACGCCGGCGGCGAGGTGGGGCTGAGCGAGCTGGCCGGCAGCAGCGGGCTGCCGCTGCCGACCATCCACCGCCTCATGCGCACCCTGGTCGCCACCGGCTCCGTACGCCAGCAGCCCAACCGCCGCTACGCGCTCGGGCCGCGGCTGATCCGGCTCGGCGAGAGCGCGTCCCGGCTGCTGGGCACGTGGGCCCGGCCGCACCTGGCGCGGCTGGTGGAGGAGACCGGCGAGACCGCGAACATGGCGCTGCTCGACGGCGACGAGGTCGTCTACGTCGCACAGGTGCCGTCGAAGCACTCGATGCGCATGTTCACGGAGGTCGGGCGGCGGGTGCTGCCGCACTCGACCGGGGTGGGCAAGGCGTTGCTGGCGCACCTGCCGGACGAGGAGGTACGCGCCCTGCTCGCCCGTACCGGCATGCCGGCGGCCACCGAGAAGACGATCACCTCGCCGGACGTCTTCCTCAAGGCGCTGGCCGCCGTCCGCGCGGACGGCTTCGCGGTGGACGACAACGAGCAGGAGATGGGCGTGCGCTGCCTGGCCGTCGCGGTGCCGGACGCGCCGACGGCGGCGGCGGTCTCGATCTCCGGGCCCGCGGGCCGGGTGACGGAGGCGGCGACGGAGCGGATCGTGCCGGTCCTCAAGGAGGTCGCACGCGAGCTGTCGACGGGCCTGGCGGACGCGACCGCCGGCGCGGCGGCGGACTGAGCCGGCGCCCGTGCCGAACCGCGCCGCCACCCGGCAACACCCCACGCGAAGCGGGCACTTCACATGAACGCGACTGCCGGAACGGCCGGATCTCCCGGCGCGGACTCCGGCCACGGCCTCCCCGGCCACGGCGGCGGCGCCGTCGCCGGGCTGCTGCTCGCGGCGGGCGGCGGGCGGCGGCTCGGCGGGCGGGCCAAGGCCCTGCTGCCGGCCGGGCCGGACGGCCGGCCGCTGGTGGAGCGGGCGGCGGGGGCGCTGCGGGCGGGGGGCTGCGCGCCGGTGCACGTGGTGCTGGGGGCGGCGGAGGAGGCGGTACGGGCCGGGGCGCGGCTGTCCGGCTGCGTGCCGGTGTCGAACCCGGACTGGGCGTCGGGCATGGGCTCGTCGCTGCGCGCCGGCCTGGCGTCGCTGGAGCCGACGGCCGCCGCGGCTGCGGTGGTCCTGCTGGTCGACCAGCCGCGCGTCGGGCCCGCCGCGGTCGCCCGGCTGGCCGCCGCGTACACGGCGCGGGGCGCCGAGCTGGCGGCGGCCACGTACGACGGGGTCCGCGGCCACCCCGTGCTGCTGGGGCGCCGGCACTGGCCGGAGGTCGCGGCGGGCGCGACCGGGGACCGGGGCGCCCGCGACGTGCTGGCCCGCGCGGCGGCCCGCGGCGAGCTGGCGCTGGTGGAGTGCGCCGACGTGGCGGCGCCCGACGACGTCGACACACCGGCGGATCTGGCGTTGCTCGACGGGCCGTGGGCAGGCTGGCACTGAGCGCCACCGTTCCCGTACGGAAAAGCCTCTTGATATCAACAGACCGTTGAACTTCCGGGATAAGGAAACTATTCTCCACAGGCCAGAAGGGTTCGGAACCCGGTTCCGGCCGCCCACGCCACGTTCCGCTGCGCCCGGCACCCCGTGCCGCCAAGGAGTGACAGCCATGTCCGCAGTCGTCGCCGCCGCCGAGCCCGCGCCCCGCCAGGACGAGGTCCTCACCGACGCCGCCCTCGCCTTCCTCGCCGAACTGCACCGCAGGTTCACCCCCCGCCGCGACGAACTCCTCGCCCGCCGCGCCGAACGCCGCGCCGACCTCGCGCGCACCGCGACCCTCGACTTCCTACCCGAGACCGCCGGCGTCCGCGCCGACGACACCTGGCGCGTCGCCCCCGCCCCGCCCGCGCTGGCGGACCGCCGGGTGGAGATCACCGGCCCCACCGACCGCAAGATGACGATCAACGCCCTCAACTCCGGCGCCCGGGTGTGGCTCGCCGACTTCGAGGACGCCTCCGCACCCACCTGGGCGAACGTCATCGAAGGCCAGGCCAGCCTGATCGACGCCTACGAGCGCCGCATCGACTTCACCGACCCCGCCTCCGGCAAGTCCTACGCCCTGCGCCCCGCCGCGGAACTGGCGACCGTCGTCGCCCGGCCGCGCGGCTGGCACCTGGACGAGCGCCACCTCACCGTCGACGGCCGCCCCGTGCCGGGCGCGCTGGTCGACTTCGGGCTGTACTTCTTCCACAACGCCCGGCGGCTGCTCGACCTCGGCAAGGGCCCGTACTTCTACCTGCCGAAGACCGAGTCGCATCTCGAAGCCCGCCTCTGGAACGACGTGTTCGTCTTCGCGCAGGACTACTGCGGCATCCCGCAGGGCACCGTGCGGGCCACCGTCCTGATCGAGACCATCACCGCCGCGTACGAGATGGAGGAGATCCTCTACGAGCTGCGCGACCACGCCTCCGGCCTCAACGCCGGCCGCTGGGACTACCTCTTCTCGATCGTGAAGAACTTCCGCGACGGCGGCGCGAAGTTCGTGCTCCCGGACCGCAACGCGGTGACGATGACGGCCCCGTTCATGCGCGCGTACACCGAACTCCTCGTGCGCACCTGCCACAAGCGCGGCGCGCACGCGATCGGCGGCATGGCCGCCTTCATCCCCTCGCGCCGCGACCCGGAGGTCAACAAGATCGCGTTCGACAAGGTCAAGGCCGACAAGGACCGCGAGGCCGCGGACGGCTTCGACGGCTCGTGGGTCGCGCACCCGGACCTGGTGCCGATCGCCATGGAGTCGTTCGACGCGGTGCTCGGCGAACGGCCGCACCAGAAGGACCGGCTGCGCGAGGACGTGTCCGTGGCCGCCGCCGACCTGATCGCCGTCGACTCGCTGGACGCGAAACCGACGTACCCCGGCCTGGTCAACGCCGTGCAGGTGGGCATCCGTTACATCGAGGCGTGGCTGCGGGGCACGGGCGCGGTGGCCATCTTCAACCTCATGGAGGACGCCGCGACCGCGGAGATCTCCCGCTCGCAGATCTGGCAGTGGATCAACGCCGGCGTCGTCTTCGACGACGGCGAGCGGGTGACCGCGGAGCTGGTGCGGCGGATCGCCGCGGAGGACCTGGCGGAGATCCGCGCCGCGGCGGGGGCGGAGGCGTTCGCGGCGGGCCGCTGGCAGCAGGCGCACGACCTGCTGCTCCAGGTGTCGCTGGACGAGGACTACGCGGACTTCCTGACGCTGCCGGCGTACGAACTCCTGGACTGACGCGCCCCTGTTGCCCGCGGGCCCCCTCTGGCGGAGCGGGGGCGGTACGTGGTCGCATGCTGCCATGACCGACGAGACGACCGGGCACCACTCCCCCGGCCCCGCACGCGCCGCCGTCGCCGGCCGCTTCCGCGGCCTGCTCGACGACCTCGACCGGACCTCCGGGACGGCGGTCGCGGACGCCGCCACGCTGATCCTGGACGCCGTCGCCGCGGGCGGCCTGGTGTACGCGGCCGGGGCGGGCCACTCGCTGGCGATGGTCTGCGAGACGATCTACCGGGCGGGCGGCCTGGCCTGCGTACGACCCGTGTGGGCCCCCGAGATCCTGCCGCTGAACGGGGCCACGGCCAGCACCGCGGCCGAGCGGCGGCCGGGCTCGGGGCTGGCGATGGTGGAGCAGGTGAAGCCGGGCCCCCGGGACGTGGTGGTGGTCTTCTCCACCAGCGGCCGCAACCCGTACCCGGTGGAGATCGCGCAGGAGTGCATGGCGCGCGGGGTGCCGGTGGTCGCGGTGACGTCGATGCCGGCGTCCGCGAGCGCGACGGCCAGGTCCAGCACCCGGCTGGCGGACCACGCCACGGTGGTGCTGGACACGCGCGTACCGCCGGGCGACGTGGTGCACCCGCCGGAGTCGCCGCACACGGCGGCGGTGTCGACGGTGCTGGGGGCGTACGTCTGGGCGCTGCTGCTGGCGGAGCTGGACGAGCAGGCCGCGGCGCGGGGGGTGTCGCTGCCGCGCTGGGTGAGCGCCAACGTCCCGGGCGGGGACGAGGCCAACCGGCTCAACTTCACGCGCTACGGGGGCCGGATCCCCGAGCTGTGAGCCCCCGGACCCGGCCGGGGCCGTCCCCCCGGCCGGGTGTCCTGTGTCCCCCGCCCAGTCCCCCGCCCCGTCCCCTGCTCAGTCTCCCGCCGCCAGCCGCGCCAGCCTTCTCGCCTGCTTTCTCGTCGCCCCC
Proteins encoded:
- a CDS encoding beta-N-acetylglucosaminidase domain-containing protein yields the protein MLVPRPAVVGAALLALALSPLAAPPAAGAPPPPGRTGDISPTPRSVAARGDSVTVTRTVTVVTGSEPDGPALAVAEQALRDAGAEDVRRAETAPAESRGLTVYLGGPGANPASAAALDALGVEGPAGLPAEGYVLAAGTAEPGGGTPGGDGIVLAGADATGTYYAAQSLRQLLPHRDSPGTRLAGTAVRDWPGTGWRGAIEGFYGVPWSHASRLDQLSFYGEHKMNIYVYSPKDDPYLRGRWREPYPEDELARIAELVETARAHHVEFTYALSPGLSVCYSSDADVQALNDKFQTLWDIGVRTFAVPLDDISYTDWNCAADEERFGTGGGAAGAAQAHLLNRVNREFVRTHDGAEPLQMVPTEYYDTTPSPYKKALAEQLDDDVLVEWTGVGVVAPVMTVAQARDAREVFGHPILAWDNYPVNDYAQQRLLLGPLGGREKGLPGELAGITANPMNQAAASKIALYTVADFAWNDAAYDPRTSWAGALAELAGGDRRTTAALRAFADASYGSALNPGQAPELSAAVAAYWDGGGADALDDVLRDLQAAPGVLRDRLPDRAFVEEAGPWLDATRDWGTATRTALRMVEAARDGDGDRAWRLRQRLPELVDRAKSHVYTGLGGREVPVVVGEGVLDAFVADAAAAHDRSLGLPARPKGATDLGTYQGNTVDRMTDGDDSTFFWSDGAPGAGSWVSVDLHGEREIGAVTLAMAKPGSPDDYVREGVLEYSADGETWTELAAFSGTPDVEAAAPAGTQARYVRARSTAEQDNWLVVREFTVAGGGATTTAGGPPAAEGSSLAAAADGDTASVYRAARAPAAGEALEIRFAEPRAPGSLVVLRPQGAPEAGATVQVRNEPAGPWRTAGRLAGAYTELRVPGGAVAEVRLRWSGGGAVPQVADVGVTGG
- the alc gene encoding allantoicase, with product MTAEIPRFTGAAAPYGGGDPYADYRAADFAFAALPDLADRRLGGAVIAANDEFFAPRENLLRPERAEFDPAAFGHKGKVMDGWETRRRRGATAEAPHPAAGDHDWALVRLGAPGVVRGIVVDTAHFRGNHPQSVSVEGAEVPGAPSPEALLAAGVTWTELVPRTAVGGHAANGFAVAGGRRVTHLRLRQHPDGGIARLRVHGEVVPDPAWLAALGTFDLVALEHGGRVEDASDRFYSPPVNTIRPGRSRQMDDGWETRRRRDGGHDWIRYALAGRGEIRAVEIDTAYLKGNAAGWAAVSVRDGAAGAWTEILPRTRLQPDTNHRFVLATAAIGTHARIDIHPDGGISRLRLHGSPAPEGERGGA
- the allB gene encoding allantoinase AllB, producing the protein MEPPRGDRVPDVELVLRSRRVVTPEGERPAAVAVAGGRIAAVLPYDTAPPPGARAEDCGDDALLPGLVDTHVHVNDPGRTEWEGFATATRAAAAGGVTTLIDMPLNSLPPTTTAAALAVKRAVAGPRAHVDVGFWGGAVPGNATDLAPLYAAGVFGFKCFLSPSGVEEFPRLAGTDLERAAAEAARLGALLVVHAEDPDVLDAAPPVPGRDYAGFLASRPRAAENRAVARVVALAERHGTRVHVLHLSSADALPALAAARRAGLPVTAETCPHFLTLTAEEIPDGATEFKCCPPIREAANRDLLWAGLADGTIDCVVSDHSPATAELKTGDFATAWGGISSLQLGLPAVWTEARRRGHGLADVAHWMAAGPARFAGLAAKGAIEPGRDADFAVLDPDAAFTVDPADLEHKNRVTAYAGRRLHGVVRATWLRGRRVHHGGVHTEPRGRLLGRTDRDERQQPA
- a CDS encoding IclR family transcriptional regulator; protein product: MPRSPDEPRPPAGGGVQSLERAFDLLERMADAGGEVGLSELAGSSGLPLPTIHRLMRTLVATGSVRQQPNRRYALGPRLIRLGESASRLLGTWARPHLARLVEETGETANMALLDGDEVVYVAQVPSKHSMRMFTEVGRRVLPHSTGVGKALLAHLPDEEVRALLARTGMPAATEKTITSPDVFLKALAAVRADGFAVDDNEQEMGVRCLAVAVPDAPTAAAVSISGPAGRVTEAATERIVPVLKEVARELSTGLADATAGAAAD
- a CDS encoding nucleotidyltransferase family protein is translated as MNATAGTAGSPGADSGHGLPGHGGGAVAGLLLAAGGGRRLGGRAKALLPAGPDGRPLVERAAGALRAGGCAPVHVVLGAAEEAVRAGARLSGCVPVSNPDWASGMGSSLRAGLASLEPTAAAAAVVLLVDQPRVGPAAVARLAAAYTARGAELAAATYDGVRGHPVLLGRRHWPEVAAGATGDRGARDVLARAAARGELALVECADVAAPDDVDTPADLALLDGPWAGWH
- the aceB gene encoding malate synthase A; its protein translation is MSAVVAAAEPAPRQDEVLTDAALAFLAELHRRFTPRRDELLARRAERRADLARTATLDFLPETAGVRADDTWRVAPAPPALADRRVEITGPTDRKMTINALNSGARVWLADFEDASAPTWANVIEGQASLIDAYERRIDFTDPASGKSYALRPAAELATVVARPRGWHLDERHLTVDGRPVPGALVDFGLYFFHNARRLLDLGKGPYFYLPKTESHLEARLWNDVFVFAQDYCGIPQGTVRATVLIETITAAYEMEEILYELRDHASGLNAGRWDYLFSIVKNFRDGGAKFVLPDRNAVTMTAPFMRAYTELLVRTCHKRGAHAIGGMAAFIPSRRDPEVNKIAFDKVKADKDREAADGFDGSWVAHPDLVPIAMESFDAVLGERPHQKDRLREDVSVAAADLIAVDSLDAKPTYPGLVNAVQVGIRYIEAWLRGTGAVAIFNLMEDAATAEISRSQIWQWINAGVVFDDGERVTAELVRRIAAEDLAEIRAAAGAEAFAAGRWQQAHDLLLQVSLDEDYADFLTLPAYELLD
- a CDS encoding sugar isomerase domain-containing protein — protein: MTDETTGHHSPGPARAAVAGRFRGLLDDLDRTSGTAVADAATLILDAVAAGGLVYAAGAGHSLAMVCETIYRAGGLACVRPVWAPEILPLNGATASTAAERRPGSGLAMVEQVKPGPRDVVVVFSTSGRNPYPVEIAQECMARGVPVVAVTSMPASASATARSSTRLADHATVVLDTRVPPGDVVHPPESPHTAAVSTVLGAYVWALLLAELDEQAAARGVSLPRWVSANVPGGDEANRLNFTRYGGRIPEL